A genomic stretch from Candidatus Eisenbacteria bacterium includes:
- a CDS encoding PAS domain-containing protein — MDDKLQLLEYLMDSLRDPFVFVDTKHVIRYMNKTAFERYKGKPAEIGRSIFDCHNENSNKIILDVFEHLKNGEDERMIVDDNEHRVFTRAVRDTKGNLLGYYERYEPPKKSA; from the coding sequence ATGGACGATAAATTGCAGCTGCTCGAATACCTCATGGACAGTCTGAGAGACCCGTTTGTATTTGTGGACACAAAGCACGTCATACGATACATGAACAAGACCGCCTTCGAGCGCTACAAGGGCAAGCCCGCCGAGATTGGAAGATCAATCTTTGATTGCCACAACGAAAATTCCAACAAGATAATCCTGGATGTATTTGAACATCTCAAGAACGGCGAAGATGAACGGATGATCGTCGATGACAACGAGCATCGCGTTTTCACGAGGGCCGTTCGGGACACTAAAGGAAACCTCCTTGGATATTACGAGAGGTATGAGCCTCCAAAGAAATCCGCTTAG
- a CDS encoding glycosyltransferase family 39 protein codes for MKTRRSFKVIVFVTIWLFATAINLNKAYHIDDAAYLEMAEWILQNPLHPMSGLVNWEQNAEPISVLNQPHLYPYLLAGWSKFLGFGEVWMHTLQSFFTLACIILIYLICNVVIPSRALFLTALLTLSPAFVVGQNLMVDIPLLSFWLAFYYVLIRPGTKSETRRFALAGFLAGCACLIKYSSLCLIATMLIYMIVRKQFRLVWTMGIPVGILVLWSCFNYWDYGSIHILDRPSRLFGGKGFTDMGLAWLACLGAILTFSPIYLRNLWHTMKLLNAGVRTALILALISLAVMIVGVYLGAANEYIIRRLLCMLFLVNGIGIVLLACGSFLRNLKTIFTETREITLLLYLWLVSGALFTVFLAPFIATRHVLLVIVPLCLVLARFLEVRPSFSWNAGMLLLTILITSALGLSDRIWADFYKEKAALIRSELPGGANIYFSGHWGWQWYAGQNGMKQLEALNPQLEQGDYLAYPEGIHQQSLTKISQNLQLKVVKKYTEPASPFTVFSTRDGGGFYISTFSNPPWALSRKPIAPIVLYRAEAAVEEQD; via the coding sequence ATGAAGACCCGCCGTTCTTTCAAAGTCATCGTCTTCGTGACCATCTGGCTTTTTGCCACAGCCATAAATCTGAATAAGGCGTATCACATAGACGATGCGGCTTACTTAGAGATGGCAGAATGGATTCTTCAGAATCCGCTGCACCCGATGAGCGGTTTGGTAAACTGGGAGCAGAATGCCGAGCCGATTTCTGTGTTGAACCAACCTCATTTGTACCCCTATTTGCTTGCGGGTTGGAGCAAGTTCCTGGGCTTTGGTGAAGTGTGGATGCACACTCTGCAATCATTCTTCACACTTGCATGCATCATACTCATCTACCTCATTTGTAACGTTGTCATCCCGTCCCGTGCGCTCTTTCTTACGGCTCTCCTGACCCTGAGCCCTGCGTTTGTAGTAGGGCAAAACCTGATGGTCGATATTCCTCTTCTGTCTTTCTGGCTGGCTTTTTACTATGTGCTGATAAGACCTGGGACCAAATCCGAAACACGGCGGTTTGCATTGGCCGGCTTCCTAGCGGGATGCGCGTGCCTGATCAAGTACTCGAGCCTGTGTCTAATCGCAACGATGCTGATCTACATGATCGTCAGAAAACAATTCCGCCTAGTTTGGACGATGGGCATCCCGGTGGGGATTCTGGTTCTGTGGTCCTGTTTCAACTATTGGGATTACGGCTCGATCCATATTCTCGATCGCCCATCCCGGCTTTTCGGAGGCAAGGGATTTACGGACATGGGTCTGGCCTGGTTAGCGTGTCTTGGCGCAATTCTGACTTTTTCCCCAATCTATCTCAGAAATCTCTGGCATACCATGAAGCTCCTGAACGCCGGAGTCAGGACAGCCCTGATTCTTGCACTTATCTCTCTGGCCGTCATGATTGTTGGAGTGTATCTTGGCGCGGCAAACGAATACATAATCAGAAGACTTTTGTGCATGTTGTTTCTTGTAAACGGGATCGGCATCGTTCTGTTGGCATGTGGAAGTTTCCTGCGTAATCTGAAAACGATATTCACTGAAACTCGAGAGATTACTTTGCTTCTTTATCTCTGGTTGGTTTCCGGCGCACTGTTCACCGTTTTTCTCGCTCCTTTCATAGCAACACGGCACGTCCTACTGGTGATTGTGCCTCTCTGCCTGGTGCTGGCTCGCTTCCTGGAAGTGCGTCCATCCTTTTCTTGGAATGCAGGAATGCTTCTTTTGACTATTCTGATTACTTCGGCTTTGGGTCTCTCTGATCGAATTTGGGCCGACTTCTATAAGGAAAAGGCTGCGCTGATTCGCAGTGAGCTGCCCGGCGGAGCTAATATATATTTCAGCGGTCACTGGGGATGGCAATGGTATGCCGGACAGAACGGCATGAAGCAGCTCGAAGCTCTCAATCCACAACTTGAGCAGGGAGATTACCTTGCATACCCGGAAGGCATTCATCAGCAATCGCTGACAAAGATTTCTCAGAATCTTCAGCTAAAGGTAGTGAAGAAGTACACTGAACCTGCGAGTCCGTTTACCGTGTTCTCCACAAGAGATGGTGGAGGATTCTACATCTCTACCTTCTCCAACCCGCCCTGGGCATTGAGCCGGAAACCTATTGCCCCGATTGTACTGTATCGAGCTGAAGCCGCTGTGGAAGAACAGGACTAG
- a CDS encoding YciI-like protein, whose protein sequence is MHYLLFYDAAPDYLARRAEFRNEHLTLAWNAHAKGELVLGGTFADPVDGAVLIFQGESPEVAERFAKADPYVRNGLVKRWWVRTWTTAVGEGAASPVKPGA, encoded by the coding sequence ATGCACTATCTTCTATTTTATGATGCTGCCCCGGACTATTTGGCGCGGAGAGCTGAATTTCGTAACGAACACTTGACACTGGCGTGGAACGCCCACGCCAAGGGCGAGCTTGTTCTCGGCGGCACATTTGCGGATCCGGTTGACGGCGCAGTGCTCATTTTTCAGGGGGAATCTCCCGAAGTCGCCGAGCGATTCGCAAAGGCAGACCCCTACGTTCGAAACGGTCTGGTGAAGCGCTGGTGGGTGCGAACTTGGACCACGGCCGTGGGCGAAGGTGCCGCATCTCCGGTGAAGCCCGGAGCATAG
- a CDS encoding TolC family protein: protein MVSEAEAALSRAQAQYEAGVVTNLDLLDVQTALSQAKLIHLRSIYDCMVSMNALDKATGKKMW, encoded by the coding sequence ATCGTATCTGAAGCGGAAGCTGCTCTCTCTAGAGCCCAGGCACAATACGAGGCGGGCGTGGTGACAAACCTGGATCTCCTTGATGTCCAGACCGCATTGTCGCAGGCGAAGCTCATCCATTTGAGATCCATATATGATTGCATGGTCAGCATGAATGCCCTCGACAAAGCCACTGGAAAGAAGATGTGGTGA
- a CDS encoding DNA-3-methyladenine glycosylase I, translated as MTRCGWAGSDPLYVLYHDVEWGTPVHDDRRLFEMLILEGAQAGLSWSTILKKRQNYRKAFHGFDIKKIASYSRADVKRLLSDPGIVRNRLKIESAIKNAHGVLDIRKEYGSFDSFIWRYVNHAPRQNAWKSLSELPARTQQSDAMSRDLKKLGFSFVGSTICYAFMQAVGMVNDHVVNCFRHRELVKIARQDKRTAHHKSRR; from the coding sequence ATGACAAGGTGCGGATGGGCCGGGAGCGATCCTCTTTACGTCTTGTACCATGATGTCGAGTGGGGCACACCTGTACATGACGACCGGCGCTTGTTCGAAATGTTGATCCTTGAGGGAGCGCAGGCGGGTCTGAGTTGGTCAACCATCCTCAAGAAGCGACAGAACTACCGTAAGGCATTTCACGGCTTCGATATCAAGAAAATTGCGTCGTACTCCCGAGCTGACGTCAAGCGCCTGCTCTCAGATCCCGGCATCGTGCGCAATCGCCTCAAGATAGAATCTGCAATCAAGAATGCACACGGAGTGCTGGACATCAGGAAAGAGTACGGTTCGTTCGACTCGTTCATCTGGCGTTACGTCAATCACGCGCCCAGGCAGAACGCGTGGAAGTCTCTTTCTGAACTGCCGGCCCGGACGCAACAATCCGATGCGATGAGCAGGGATTTGAAGAAACTAGGGTTCAGTTTCGTCGGCTCGACAATTTGCTACGCATTCATGCAAGCGGTCGGAATGGTGAATGACCACGTAGTCAACTGCTTCCGCCACAGGGAGCTAGTCAAGATAGCTCGACAGGACAAACGTACCGCACACCATAAATCGCGACGTTGA
- the priA gene encoding primosomal protein N': MPETLFAEVALPLPISQTFIYSVPSSFKENLFVGSSVRVPFGGRKLEGYVVRTSSDYPEGLKGIKEIISVSPQGSLFDAQLFKLTKWVSDYYMAPLGEVLRAAVPGSLARKERKGIDASLSEAPPSWIAAAGQKERMELTKPQREGLELIESSLESGGFKVFLIHGVTGSGKTEIYIRAVRKALDSGGSALILLPEVSLSTQIERVFRDSFGDEVGVLHSYLLDSERKKNWLDARTGKLRVIIGARSAVFAPLKDLKLIVVDEEHETTYKQGDSPRYNARDVAVMRAKLLGITCLLGSATPSLETYANVKKGKYTLIELPERVESRSLASVEIVDMREKERKKQKIFSELMETEVKEALARDEQVILFINRRGFSPFVQCLGCGFVVECPHCDVPLTYHIDSLTLQCHYCGYRMKIVENCSNCKGSIFRYGGVAIQKVEKEIEKLFENARLARMDLDTTRKRGAHRELFRAFEAREKNILLGTQMVTKGFDFPEVTLVGVISADTQLNLPDFRSSERTFQLLTQVAGRAGRGDKPGKVVVQTYLPETPSLVAAQKQDYAEFFEAEISERKELGYPPFSKLIEVELSGKKEELVVERSKMLGAALKEEAHGTGVEVLGPAPHPISRLKGRFRWRITLRGSSHEKLKALLQKGLAKIEKKKFPSSLRLTIDVDPL; the protein is encoded by the coding sequence TTGCCGGAAACCCTTTTTGCAGAGGTTGCGTTACCGCTTCCGATTTCACAGACTTTCATTTACTCAGTTCCTTCTTCTTTCAAGGAGAATCTCTTCGTTGGCTCGTCCGTGAGGGTTCCATTTGGGGGAAGAAAGCTTGAAGGGTATGTTGTTCGAACCTCTTCTGATTACCCCGAGGGTCTCAAGGGAATAAAAGAAATAATCTCGGTTTCTCCCCAAGGTTCGCTCTTTGACGCTCAACTATTCAAGCTCACAAAGTGGGTCTCTGATTACTACATGGCGCCGCTTGGCGAAGTTCTGAGAGCTGCGGTTCCCGGGAGTCTTGCCAGGAAGGAGAGAAAAGGAATCGATGCATCTCTTTCGGAGGCGCCCCCGTCGTGGATAGCTGCCGCGGGTCAAAAAGAGAGGATGGAGCTTACAAAGCCTCAAAGAGAAGGGCTAGAGCTCATAGAAAGCTCGCTCGAAAGCGGAGGTTTCAAGGTTTTTCTGATACACGGCGTCACTGGCTCAGGAAAAACTGAAATCTACATACGGGCAGTGAGAAAAGCGTTGGATAGTGGCGGCTCTGCTCTAATTCTTCTACCGGAGGTTTCGCTTTCCACCCAGATAGAAAGGGTGTTTCGGGATTCATTCGGTGACGAAGTCGGAGTGCTTCACAGCTATCTATTGGATTCAGAACGTAAGAAGAACTGGCTCGATGCGCGAACGGGGAAACTCAGGGTCATCATAGGCGCAAGGTCGGCAGTTTTTGCTCCGCTTAAGGATCTCAAGCTCATTGTTGTTGATGAAGAGCACGAGACCACCTACAAACAGGGAGATTCCCCGCGGTACAACGCAAGAGATGTGGCTGTAATGCGCGCCAAGCTTCTCGGGATTACGTGTCTTCTTGGCTCGGCAACGCCGAGTCTTGAGACATATGCAAATGTAAAAAAAGGGAAATACACGCTGATTGAGCTCCCCGAAAGAGTTGAATCGAGAAGCCTTGCTTCGGTTGAAATTGTTGACATGCGTGAGAAAGAACGAAAGAAGCAAAAGATATTTTCGGAGCTCATGGAGACGGAAGTGAAGGAGGCGCTTGCAAGGGACGAACAGGTCATCCTTTTCATAAACAGGAGAGGATTTTCGCCATTCGTTCAATGTCTCGGGTGTGGCTTCGTGGTGGAATGCCCTCACTGCGATGTTCCGCTCACCTATCACATCGATTCGCTAACACTCCAGTGCCACTACTGCGGCTACAGGATGAAGATAGTCGAGAATTGCTCGAACTGCAAGGGGTCAATCTTCAGGTATGGCGGCGTAGCAATTCAGAAAGTCGAAAAGGAAATAGAAAAGCTTTTTGAGAATGCCAGGCTTGCGAGGATGGACCTTGACACCACAAGAAAAAGAGGCGCGCACAGGGAGCTGTTTCGGGCTTTCGAAGCCCGCGAGAAAAACATTCTCCTGGGCACTCAGATGGTGACGAAGGGCTTTGATTTTCCCGAGGTGACCCTTGTCGGAGTGATATCCGCCGACACCCAGCTCAATCTTCCTGATTTCAGGTCGTCGGAAAGGACATTCCAGCTTCTTACTCAGGTTGCCGGAAGGGCTGGGAGGGGAGACAAGCCCGGTAAGGTCGTAGTTCAAACCTATCTTCCCGAGACTCCGAGCCTCGTCGCTGCCCAGAAGCAAGACTATGCAGAATTCTTCGAAGCCGAGATTTCAGAAAGAAAAGAACTTGGTTACCCGCCGTTTTCAAAGTTGATCGAAGTCGAACTCAGCGGAAAGAAGGAAGAACTTGTTGTCGAGAGAAGTAAGATGCTGGGTGCTGCTCTGAAAGAGGAAGCTCACGGAACCGGCGTGGAAGTTTTGGGCCCCGCTCCGCACCCAATCTCAAGACTCAAGGGAAGATTTCGCTGGCGAATCACGCTGAGAGGCAGCAGTCACGAGAAACTGAAGGCGCTTCTCCAGAAAGGCCTTGCGAAGATTGAGAAGAAGAAGTTCCCCAGCTCGCTCCGTCTCACGATCGATGTCGATCCGTTGTGA
- a CDS encoding DUF2723 domain-containing protein, with amino-acid sequence MSVELPPLTPKAGVAILILTAAFLALYLWGSAPSVMEGDSAELQTVALVGGIAHPSGYPLFIMAGNLFRHTLSGDLAHRITAMCAFFGALTIAVYVLVLRQVGLPFWSCLLGAAWYGTTYTFWWSSIRTEVYTLALLCFAIAMLKSLTYLRTRNPRDAAMTAFALGLTLAGHLAFCPAVLVIAATLIILRPGHMSFIGYLLLLFLPFVIGVSPYLYLFWADARHLPMNYLNYTINLDARQYGLSTAAFDDFWERIPWLVFGKESHPNVFLFSPRMLARNLLSAGAVEFLFEFGLPAFIPFILGIVKYKAFKKTAALLLLAIALSTVGLGIAFAYGRMLPVFLMAATFVVGIVLAHGIAVLVAAARRHLHAPKSLAIAFGSLFLVAGMLTPHILRVSTYYSYLGPLDWYVREEGQPTIDNVIPRLRHYWEPREYGNRVMSIVPKNALVAGAWDDIMILFYLHYAEGVRPDLTLDSFYREHLTRLAGWQKTYGLGERPVVLTSPPSILLDRPVQADSMAVTAGKWIYILKEPIRTAD; translated from the coding sequence GTGTCGGTTGAGCTCCCGCCGCTAACCCCCAAAGCCGGCGTGGCGATTCTGATTCTCACAGCGGCGTTCCTCGCTCTTTACCTCTGGGGAAGCGCGCCCAGTGTAATGGAAGGGGACAGCGCAGAGCTGCAAACTGTGGCGCTCGTGGGAGGGATCGCCCATCCCAGCGGCTATCCGCTCTTCATCATGGCGGGTAATCTCTTTCGTCACACCTTGAGCGGCGACCTTGCTCACCGGATAACTGCAATGTGTGCCTTCTTCGGCGCCCTCACAATTGCAGTTTACGTGCTCGTTCTTCGCCAGGTCGGTCTTCCATTCTGGTCGTGCCTGCTAGGCGCTGCCTGGTATGGAACCACGTACACGTTCTGGTGGTCATCCATCCGCACAGAGGTGTACACGCTTGCCCTTTTGTGCTTCGCAATTGCCATGTTGAAGTCACTGACCTACCTGCGCACGCGAAATCCGCGGGATGCTGCCATGACCGCTTTTGCCTTGGGGCTCACCCTTGCCGGTCACCTTGCGTTCTGTCCAGCCGTGCTCGTGATCGCGGCAACGCTCATCATCCTCAGACCCGGACATATGTCTTTCATCGGCTATCTCTTGCTGCTCTTTCTTCCCTTTGTTATCGGTGTGTCGCCGTACCTCTATCTTTTCTGGGCAGACGCCAGACACCTGCCCATGAATTACCTGAATTACACGATCAACCTGGATGCCCGGCAATACGGCCTCAGCACCGCCGCGTTTGATGATTTCTGGGAGCGCATCCCTTGGCTGGTGTTTGGTAAGGAATCGCATCCAAACGTCTTCCTATTTAGTCCCAGGATGCTGGCGAGAAATCTCCTTAGTGCAGGCGCAGTGGAGTTTCTCTTCGAGTTCGGCCTGCCTGCATTCATTCCATTCATATTGGGGATTGTGAAGTACAAGGCATTCAAGAAAACTGCAGCCTTGCTGCTCCTCGCCATTGCCTTATCCACCGTAGGACTTGGCATCGCTTTTGCCTATGGCCGCATGCTGCCTGTCTTCCTGATGGCTGCCACATTCGTCGTCGGGATCGTGCTCGCTCACGGCATCGCCGTCTTGGTCGCCGCCGCACGCCGCCATCTTCATGCGCCGAAGTCACTGGCGATAGCCTTCGGTAGTTTGTTCCTGGTCGCAGGTATGCTGACTCCCCACATTCTCCGTGTGTCCACGTACTATTCATATCTTGGACCGCTGGATTGGTACGTCCGGGAAGAAGGGCAACCAACAATCGACAACGTTATCCCTCGACTGCGGCACTACTGGGAACCGAGGGAATACGGTAACCGGGTCATGTCGATTGTTCCCAAGAATGCTCTTGTCGCCGGAGCGTGGGATGACATCATGATTCTGTTTTACCTGCATTATGCCGAAGGTGTCCGTCCGGATCTCACTCTGGACTCGTTCTATAGGGAGCACCTGACGAGACTTGCCGGATGGCAGAAGACTTATGGCCTAGGAGAGAGACCGGTTGTGCTTACAAGTCCGCCATCTATTCTCCTCGACCGTCCTGTGCAGGCCGACTCGATGGCGGTCACAGCCGGTAAGTGGATCTACATCCTCAAGGAACCGATACGCACTGCAGACTAG
- a CDS encoding alpha/beta fold hydrolase, giving the protein MRISNVIISLVTLSIAGFAVAAFCGQDVLRERGFAGFSYRAVTQKDVDSLKLPDDKGVFVVRVFENTPASRAKLRAGDILKKYDDTGLLDTSVLVNLLNKYFAGDVIHVTYLRNGVQGKTELALAEYPKEKHQGLDIEYTSFLSKDVRLRTVIASPSGNPGEKLPALLIVSALGSPRLRELPAYTMTRELAYEVAKSGFRVMRFELRGSGDSKGDDYRTTDFYAEVEDNRAALDYLRKRDDVDKEIVFVFGHSTGGMIAGLLASDNDEIAGAIISCSIGRSYFERMAETLRMQDEFEGTSYAETEKNVKDYLCFAGLLAKGFPLSDIVQKFPEFSRFVNKSGRIMDDRTAKYWEQQLNLNLAETYGKIRKPTLVVYATSDFITQLECHRKMQEIVRANGNDDVTLVTIADADHTYSFAKTKKESHTNYKTRNFVENPEAKRQIAEWLRKHVG; this is encoded by the coding sequence ATGAGAATCAGTAACGTAATCATCTCTCTTGTCACGCTTTCGATCGCGGGTTTCGCCGTTGCCGCCTTCTGCGGGCAGGACGTGCTGCGGGAACGCGGGTTTGCGGGGTTCAGTTACCGCGCAGTAACGCAAAAAGATGTTGATTCGTTGAAGTTGCCTGACGACAAGGGCGTATTCGTGGTCAGAGTGTTCGAGAATACTCCGGCATCTCGTGCGAAGCTTCGGGCTGGAGACATTCTGAAAAAATACGATGACACCGGGCTTCTTGACACGTCCGTTCTGGTGAATCTCCTGAACAAATATTTTGCAGGTGATGTGATTCACGTCACATACCTGCGGAATGGAGTACAGGGGAAGACCGAACTTGCGCTTGCGGAATATCCGAAGGAGAAACATCAGGGTCTCGACATCGAATACACATCATTCCTGAGCAAGGATGTCCGTCTCAGAACGGTGATCGCTTCTCCTTCAGGGAATCCTGGGGAAAAGCTTCCTGCATTGCTCATCGTCAGCGCCCTGGGAAGCCCAAGGTTGCGCGAACTTCCTGCCTACACGATGACACGCGAGTTGGCATATGAAGTCGCAAAATCGGGTTTCAGGGTCATGCGATTTGAACTTCGCGGGTCCGGAGATTCAAAGGGGGATGATTATCGTACGACCGATTTCTACGCAGAGGTTGAAGACAATAGGGCGGCCTTGGATTATCTTCGCAAGAGGGATGATGTTGATAAGGAAATAGTCTTCGTGTTTGGTCACAGTACGGGCGGCATGATTGCAGGCCTCCTGGCAAGCGATAACGATGAGATCGCCGGAGCAATCATATCGTGCTCAATAGGGCGGTCCTATTTTGAACGCATGGCTGAAACCCTGCGAATGCAGGATGAATTCGAAGGCACTTCATACGCGGAGACGGAAAAAAACGTGAAGGACTACCTGTGCTTTGCCGGCTTGCTGGCAAAAGGATTTCCTCTTTCGGATATCGTTCAAAAATTCCCGGAATTCTCCAGGTTCGTCAATAAGAGCGGGAGAATCATGGATGACAGGACCGCGAAGTACTGGGAGCAGCAACTGAACTTGAACTTGGCTGAGACATATGGCAAAATACGAAAACCAACCCTGGTTGTCTATGCAACCTCAGATTTCATCACCCAACTTGAATGCCACAGAAAAATGCAGGAGATTGTCAGAGCGAATGGAAATGATGATGTGACACTGGTAACGATCGCCGATGCGGACCACACTTATTCTTTCGCAAAGACGAAAAAGGAAAGCCATACCAACTACAAAACCAGAAACTTTGTGGAGAATCCAGAGGCCAAGAGACAGATCGCGGAGTGGTTGCGGAAACATGTAGGGTAG
- a CDS encoding HD domain-containing protein: MVTLEKVKSDAVVKMYMKKADDFLGVLGYTEHGPRHATLVSNIAINLLKRLEISERETELAGIAAYLHDIGNVINRDFHAQSAALLSHFILTRMGLPDEDVADIIAAIGNHHETDGDPISNIAAAVILGDKSDVHRSRVRNPAMIKFDIHDRVNYASTASFLRVIPEKKVISLEVTIDTEISQVMEYFEIFLSRMIISRRAAAFLSCAFELVINGNKLM, translated from the coding sequence ATGGTTACGCTTGAAAAAGTGAAGTCTGACGCTGTGGTGAAGATGTACATGAAGAAGGCAGATGACTTCCTTGGAGTTCTCGGTTACACGGAGCATGGCCCGCGGCATGCCACACTAGTTTCGAATATCGCCATCAACCTTCTGAAAAGGCTTGAAATAAGCGAGAGAGAGACAGAGCTTGCCGGCATTGCGGCCTATCTTCATGACATAGGGAATGTCATAAACAGGGATTTTCATGCTCAGTCGGCGGCTCTCCTCTCACACTTTATTCTCACCAGGATGGGGCTTCCGGATGAAGACGTTGCAGACATAATCGCGGCCATCGGCAACCATCATGAGACTGACGGCGATCCCATAAGCAACATTGCCGCTGCTGTGATCCTTGGCGACAAGTCGGACGTCCACCGGTCTAGAGTGCGAAATCCGGCGATGATAAAATTTGACATACACGACAGGGTGAATTATGCTTCCACGGCCTCCTTCCTCAGGGTAATCCCGGAAAAGAAAGTGATTTCCCTTGAGGTGACAATCGATACGGAAATTTCCCAGGTCATGGAGTACTTTGAAATCTTCCTTTCCAGGATGATAATTTCGCGCAGAGCTGCGGCTTTTCTCTCCTGCGCTTTTGAGCTTGTGATCAACGGCAATAAATTGATGTAG
- a CDS encoding prolyl oligopeptidase family serine peptidase: MIRRLIVLALFLLIITPISITGQAFALLPPDNLVLQGIQSIPDSIVAGVGRYTEFRTAAFWSWNPTKREMLIGTRFADTRQVHQVKFPGGARTQLTFFKDSAEGAMYHPTGGDCFIFGKDTNGDEFYQFYRYDFATGDVTLLTDGKSRNTSAEWSNVGNFLAYCSTRRNGKDVDLYVVAPSDPKTDHLLVQLEGGGWDVLDWSPDERTLLAAEWISANESYLWLVDAGTGNKTLLTPKGKDKIAYSSGLFSKDGKGIYVTTDRDSEFQRLTYIDLASKQHIYLTAHIKWDIDLFDLSHDGKTIAFVANEDGISVLHLLDTVMGKEKTAPKLPVGVIYRLRWHNNGSDLAFNFQSARSVPDIYSVNVDTGKIDRWTYSETGGVNTENFVEPELIRWKSFDGRMISGFLYRPPSKFAGKRPVVIDMHGGPEGQALPTFLRGDNYVLNDLGVAVLMPNIRGSSGYGKTFLKLDNGFLREDSYKDISALLDWIKTDPGLDAGRIMVTGASYGGHMTLAIATFYSDRIRCALDVVGMSNLVTFLENTQGYRRDLRRVEYGDERDPKMRKFMERIAPMNNLQMIKKPLMVVAGKNDPRVPVTESDQIVDAVRKNGVPVWYLMAKDEGHGFVRKKNVDFLLYTSVLFMKEYLLN; encoded by the coding sequence ATGATTCGAAGGCTTATTGTCCTTGCATTGTTTCTGCTTATTATCACCCCGATCTCAATCACGGGTCAGGCATTCGCACTTCTTCCTCCGGACAATCTGGTGCTTCAGGGAATTCAGAGTATCCCGGACTCTATTGTCGCAGGAGTCGGCCGCTACACTGAATTCAGGACGGCGGCATTCTGGAGTTGGAATCCAACCAAGCGGGAGATGCTGATTGGCACGCGCTTTGCCGATACGAGGCAGGTGCATCAGGTGAAATTCCCCGGCGGCGCGCGGACGCAGTTGACATTTTTCAAAGATTCCGCTGAAGGCGCGATGTATCATCCAACCGGGGGAGATTGTTTCATTTTCGGCAAAGATACAAACGGAGACGAATTCTACCAGTTTTATCGCTACGACTTTGCGACCGGTGATGTCACTCTCCTCACGGACGGGAAATCAAGGAACACGTCGGCCGAGTGGTCAAATGTCGGTAACTTTCTGGCCTACTGTTCAACGCGCCGCAACGGAAAAGATGTTGACCTGTACGTCGTGGCTCCGTCGGATCCGAAGACCGACCATCTGCTGGTTCAGCTCGAGGGCGGCGGCTGGGACGTTCTGGACTGGTCGCCTGATGAGCGTACCCTTCTGGCCGCAGAATGGATCTCTGCGAATGAAAGCTATCTGTGGCTTGTCGATGCAGGGACAGGGAACAAGACCCTGCTCACTCCCAAGGGGAAGGACAAGATCGCATACAGTTCCGGGCTTTTCAGCAAAGACGGGAAGGGGATTTACGTCACGACCGACCGGGATTCGGAGTTCCAGCGCCTTACCTACATCGATCTCGCATCGAAGCAGCACATTTACCTGACGGCCCATATCAAGTGGGACATTGACTTGTTTGATCTCTCCCATGATGGAAAGACAATTGCTTTTGTTGCGAATGAGGACGGCATTAGTGTCCTTCATTTACTTGATACTGTAATGGGCAAGGAGAAGACTGCGCCTAAACTGCCGGTTGGTGTCATTTACAGACTCAGGTGGCACAATAACGGCAGCGATCTGGCGTTCAACTTCCAGTCCGCGCGGTCCGTTCCTGATATCTATTCCGTCAATGTGGATACCGGCAAGATAGACCGCTGGACTTACAGCGAAACAGGCGGAGTGAACACCGAGAATTTCGTCGAGCCGGAGTTGATCAGATGGAAAAGCTTTGACGGAAGAATGATATCGGGGTTTCTGTACAGGCCGCCGTCAAAGTTTGCCGGCAAGCGTCCTGTTGTCATTGACATGCACGGCGGCCCGGAAGGACAAGCTCTCCCAACGTTCTTGAGAGGCGACAACTATGTGCTTAACGACCTGGGCGTCGCGGTGCTCATGCCCAATATCCGCGGGTCCTCAGGTTACGGCAAAACATTTCTGAAGCTCGACAATGGATTCCTGCGTGAAGATAGCTACAAGGACATAAGCGCCCTGCTCGACTGGATCAAAACAGATCCGGGTCTGGATGCCGGCCGCATCATGGTCACCGGTGCAAGCTACGGCGGCCACATGACGCTTGCGATTGCAACTTTCTATAGCGATCGCATTCGCTGCGCGCTGGACGTGGTCGGGATGTCCAATCTTGTCACCTTTTTGGAAAACACGCAGGGCTATAGAAGAGACTTGCGCCGCGTAGAGTACGGTGACGAGCGGGACCCCAAGATGCGCAAATTCATGGAGCGCATCGCGCCCATGAACAACCTCCAGATGATAAAGAAGCCGCTAATGGTCGTCGCTGGAAAGAATGATCCCCGCGTCCCGGTGACCGAATCGGATCAGATTGTGGACGCGGTCAGGAAGAACGGTGTGCCGGTCTGGTACTTGATGGCAAAAGACGAGGGACACGGTTTTGTCAGGAAGAAGAACGTGGATTTTCTCCTCTATACGAGCGTGCTTTTCATGAAAGAATATCTTCTGAATTGA